From the Argentina anserina chromosome 3, drPotAnse1.1, whole genome shotgun sequence genome, the window TTTGCACTCATACatggtgatgaattttttttttcgcaaACTGGGTAATAACAAAAATTTAGGACaaaagagtgagagagagaatacagaactagtgttttttttaatggtttttctttttatgaTCTTTTATAAGCTGCACTAATCAAGAATCCACCCATGTTAGGATAATCTTCCGTGCATGCATGCTAGCTAGTTTTTGGAtctaaaaagaaaatcacCAACAGCTGCCTGTGAATGGAAATCAAATAAGCCAGCAAAAATTAGGTTTTTTTCTGCTAGCTTCTGAATCATATTGAACTCATTCTTATAGTATGAATATGTAATTAACTACAAATTTATTAATTACAGGTGGTCAATTATAGCAGCTCAGCTGCCAGGAAGGACTGACAATGATATCAAGAACTACTGGAACACCAAGCTGAAGAAGAAGCTCAGGGATATGCAAACTCATATGGCTCCTTCATTAACAACTTCTCAGAGTCATAGATTGAAGCCTCCCCCATTTCCTGTTTCTTCCTCTCTGCACCAATTTCAAAGCCAACCATTTCTTCATCAACCTCTCACACTCATGCACAAAGATCTTAACATGATGACTTACACTGCTGACACCCCATCCTTAACAAgccctagtactactctcggaTCTTTCTCATCAGGATTTGAATTAATGCCAAACATTTCAACCTCCCTCACCAACTACTCCCTTTTTCAAACTCAGGAGTGCGTTGTGGGTTCCATGAACTACAATCACCCATCTGCGAAGAAAAATCTAAACCTCATCATGTTTGGAAGTGAAGGAAGCTGCAGTACTTCATCTGATGGCAGCTGCAACAACAATCAGATTAGCTATGAGACCAGGCCACCAGGAAATATCAAACAAGAAGAAATGGGTATGGGCTGGCAGCTTGAAGATCAGAACCAGAAGTTCATGATGCTCAACTATGGAAACATTACTAGTGCCGCAATATCAGGTGATCATCATAACTTTGCCAACAACAGCCAATGGGGTGAGAAACCAAACGGCTACAATGACAGTAATACCCGTTTCGGAGATTATGATCTTGAAGATGTTAAGCAGCTGATTAGTAGTAGCACTgatattaataataataatgggTCTTTATCTAACAGCTTGTTCAGTGTTGATGAAAATAAGACTGATTGTCATAAGGAGAAGGTGATGTATTTCTACTGAATTAAATGAGTGCCTACTGACTTTTGTAAGCAAAATCAGAAAGATTTGACGGGTTAAGTGAGGGAGGGCATGGTAGTGCTGAGTATTTCTCAGAAAAGACGCATAAATATCAGTACTAGTCAGTAAGTCTGTGTTatgatatatgaaatgaaaacatatattttcttcttttgacaGTACATGTTAAAagcttcttttgaatttgtgcATTTCTTTTTGCGAAGTgactgatgatgatgatatgatgatgatgatgacgataTTGATGAAGATTGTTATGTTCAATTGTACGGTTCTTCTTAGATCATTGTGAATCCAATAAATTAAAAGGTATAGTTTTCATTTCATGAAAACTAGAGAACAGGTCAAGAAGCTCGAAGTTATCATCAGACAAGAGCAAGAATCTTTGTGTTAAAATACAAACCAAGCATGCAATGGTTCCTTTTGTTACTATTTTTTATTAGTTTTTGCGGTGATATGTAATATGTATAGTTTTTCAGTGCCCTAAAACCCAGTAGGTGCAGACCTAGTGGAAACGACAAACCTACCCTCAGTACCATTGGTTTCTCAAATGTGTTGAAGGGCATTTTGGGACTTCAGCGGTAATTTTGAGTTATGAGTGGCCAGAATCGTTTGCGTTAAGCAGGTCAGACTTGTCAAAGTCGGAACTTGCTAAACAGAAattagaaggaaaaaaaaacatgatgcTGGAAATTTTGTAGTTTTGTAGAGGATGAAGCTTTTAAATATGGTATATTACAAATCATAATATCAGTCGGAAGTCTCGATAAACGTTGTGTCTCatattatataactatataagcGTTATGTGTCATCAGTGCAAACCTATAGGCTTTAGTCTATGTATGCAAAACGATGAAAAAAATGCCAATATTTATTTGGGCGAGGCGGCATGAGTGCATGACAAGTTTGAAACAAATTTGGTCTCACATGCCAGTGAATATTATGATTTTCTTTCTAACTCCCTAGACCAATAATGAGTGTACTTAATAGACACTAATATATAATGTCAAAACGTAACTATAATTCATACCGGAGTTACGATAGTTGTGTTGCGAGCTGTGAAAAGGTCGATGAAGGCGTGCAGTCAGGTCGTGATCCAGGCCGGTAATACAAAGGCGCAACCTCAGCTCCTCAGTCCTCCATACCACTAGATTGAACATTTTCAATAAGATTCAAAATCTAGTATATATgttaaatttctttttgatCAAATCTACTTTAATTTCAGGATTGAATTCTTTCGTGAAAGTATAGTGAGTTTCAACTTTTCAAGTCTCATTTTTTGAGGTCATACTCAATGTAAGATGAGTTAGAGGAGTTTGTCTCAATCTACATTAAGTCATTAACTCTTTATTTTGGGAGCCAAAAGATGTTGCTAATTGATAATCGTGACTTGTGAAATTTCCCTTGAAATGCAGATAATTCTTTCTCCTAGGGTTCATTATGGTTCAtggtttctgatttttctagCACAAAACACTGTGATTCAGTCATGTAATTTATTTGAGGTGACAGGGAATCGCCATCGGGAAGCAGTCCAAAGTCCAAAACCTCTCCTccacaaaattatatatgtgatgATGCATCATACAATATCTCTGTCAGTCCATATTCAGATTCATTTTAGACAATTAGAGCGGGGGCAGTTGCTTCCCTGATGGCAATTGTCCGCATCCAGTCTTGAAATTTTGTTTCCAaacttatttttcaataaaatccCAGTGTcctattaaataaaaaccaaaaGCAGATAGCAGATGATGTCCCTAGCTATTTTATTACCATATTATTTGGAAATCTGCATCTACTTCAGTTTCTGTATTATTGTATTAAacaatttagttttttttttattgaaaaaCAATTTAGTTAGCCACTTTCCAGTTGAGAATTTTTAAATGACAATGATATTACAAGTTGATTTTTGTGTAAAAACAGTAGAGGAAAGGTTTCTAGGAATGTCTTTTCTAGTGAAGTGTAATAAGGTCAAAAGATGTGGAACCTATTGCCAGTCTGACTAATATAAAAGGCCATGCCAGACCTATTGCTTAGTTAATTTACAGGATAATCTGTTGTCAACAAACAGAGAGGATTAACAGATAGAGCTTTGAAGTTTGCATAGAACAGTAGAAACAGCTTTAGAGAGCTGCTGTGTTTTGTCTAAATTTATACTTCCTTCTTCTGGTATCTACCATTAGTTAACAGTTAACACTGCATTACTATAACTTTGATCCATGATGTTTGAAACAAGAAGGTTGGAACTAAATCAACGACTTTTGTCCATAAACATATGAGGTGATACTCATTAATTTTAGAGAAATACTTTGGTAAGTAAAACTAGACGATGGGTGCATCAGAACTCCGATTTAAGTTttcttgggcgagagtagtactaggatatGTGACTTCTTAGGAAGACCTCATGTTGCACCCCTCACATGAAAagtttcaaaaaaataattaaaattagacGATGTAGTCGTGCCTTATAAATGATTTACGACTAACTCTATGTATGTGAAACTAAGCTAAAACGCTTCAATTTctttggcaaaaaaaaaaagttcaaaattgacaaaaataaaaaattgagaAGTAGATCAGCTGGAATGTATAAAACATCATTTTGACCATTATGAGATTTATGCCAGCCATTTAGAAAACGCCGTAGTAACATAACTACCATATAGTTGGTTTATCACCAACTATTTATGCTATATTGTTTTTCAAAGCTATGGAAAGGGTGATCGAGTATAAACATGACCTACTCTGTGTAAGGAGGAATATCATCCCAATAAATTAGtataaatcatatatgttaaaagacttgtttgaaaaaaaaaatgtaaactaTCACTGTGctttgagtatatatataaccatCTGGTTTGAAAGAATGGGTACATCAAGAAACATGATTAGGTAGCTAGTTTCTTAATTCTTTGGTCCTGGTTAGGTAGCTACCTGATCAATTAGATTATGCAAACTTGCAAACCGAAATGAATGGCTGCATGTTAGTGTATCGACGAGTCATTAACTCCCAAATAATATTCCCACCTCGTTTGGTGATTACCATATCCCATAGTTAAAGTAACATTGATGATCTTACAGTAGCAGGTAATCCCTTAAAAATGAAGACATAATGCTAATGTATGAATGTAGAGTTCACTCACAGTAATCAAAATCTAACCTCACTTGGCACCGAATAAGCTACACAATTCACACCAGTCCAGTGAAATCACCATGCACCACCACTGCTAGCACAGCTACATTAGTCTTCCGACATGAAATCTGCCACGTCCATGATCGACCAACCAATAGAAGTCGGGTCACCATATTCGGCATATCAAAAACTCGCTAAACCGATGCAATTTAACGAAGAATCATCGCTTAAGGAGAAGGGTTAAAAGTTGATTGCGTGCATCCCATTTTTAAGATATCCTCATATGGAGAGATCTCATTGGAATAACTATCGAAACAAGGATCCAAATAGCTCTGAAATGTAAGAGCATAATATTGCGAAATTTGTTATATCCCAATGAAATCAAATTCATCAGGAGTGCTTCAACCGCGAATCCATAGTAGCATCCCTAGCAAATTAGAGAACACTGATGTGGTGTTAAGTAGGAATGTGCACCCACAGATGCAACTACGAATGGCTTCAATTCTGGAGGTTACTAAAGTGGGATGAATATGACAAGTATCTTGGCCTCCCAATGCGAGTTGGAAGATCAAAAACTGTCATCGTTTCTTATATTATTGTGAAACTTACATTGATATCATTAGTTGGAAAGGCAGGAAAAGAGGTATAGATCAAGGCAGTTGCTCAAACCATGCCTCTGTACTCTATGAACTGTAATCTATTGCCAAAGGGTCTGTGTGATGATGTGCATAAACTCTGAATGCGCAAgtattttctaatttgagGAGACATTGATACCAAAAAGAAGATACTCCGCAGATAGAAGTTGGGAGAGACTTTGTTTAACTAAGCAAGAGGGTTGCGTTTCAAAAACCTGCATGCATATAAATGAGGTTTATATGGTAGCTAGACAAGCATGGATACTGCTTAGAAAGCCAAACTCACATGTTGCGCAGTTATTTGAAGGAAGGTATCCAGTCAGGGGTGACTGTTCTTTCTGGCAGGCTGAACTGGGAAATCGATCTCTTTTTCAA encodes:
- the LOC126787995 gene encoding transcription factor RAX2-like, encoding MGRAPCCDKANVKKGPWSPEEDSKLKEYIDKYGTGGNWIALPQKAGLKRCGKSCRLRWLNYLRPNIKHGEFSEEEDRVICTLFTSIGSRWSIIAAQLPGRTDNDIKNYWNTKLKKKLRDMQTHMAPSLTTSQSHRLKPPPFPVSSSLHQFQSQPFLHQPLTLMHKDLNMMTYTADTPSLTSPSTTLGSFSSGFELMPNISTSLTNYSLFQTQECVVGSMNYNHPSAKKNLNLIMFGSEGSCSTSSDGSCNNNQISYETRPPGNIKQEEMGMGWQLEDQNQKFMMLNYGNITSAAISGDHHNFANNSQWGEKPNGYNDSNTRFGDYDLEDVKQLISSSTDINNNNGSLSNSLFSVDENKTDCHKEKVMYFY